The genomic DNA GGGCGGCCAGCTACTTCAGCGAGACGGGCAGCTCGCTCCGCAAGTTCCTCATGCGCATGCCGATCGCGGAGGGGCGGATCACCTCGCCGTTCGGCACGCGCGTTCACCCGATCCTGCACTACGCCCGCTTCCACAACGGCGTCGACTGGGCCAACAAGGCCGGCACGCCGATCATGGCGACGGGCGACGGAACGGTGGCGTATGCGGGTCCGCGCGGCGGCTACGGCAACCGCGTCGAGATCCACCACGCCAACGGCTACGTGACGGCCTACAATCACCTGCAGCGGCTCGCGCACGGCGTTCAGGCCGGCGCCGCCGTCCATCAGGGGCAGGTGATTGCCTATATGGGCTCGACCGGGCTCTCGACGGGGCCCCACGTCCACTACGAGGTGAGCGTCAACGGCCACTTCCTGGATCCGATGGCGATCCGCCTGCCCGACAGCCAGGGGGTATCGGCCAAGCTGATGACGGCCTTCGAGCGGCAGGTAGCGGCGACGAACACACTTCGCCACCACGGAGCCCTGGCGATGTCCGCACTGCCGCTCTGAGCCGGTCGTCCGTGCCAGTCAGGCGGCCTGTGCCCGCCGCTTGGCCTTCTTCAGGCGCCGCAGACCGCGGATCGCGCGGACGAGGCGCTTGGCTTGCCGCTTCTCGCACGTCTCCGTGACAGCGCGGCCAGCGACCTTGACCATGAAGTGCCCGTCGGCAGCCTTCTCCTTGGTGACGTAGTGCATGGCGGGAACTCCTGCTGTCCGAGGTTCGGTTGCCGAACGGCCTGTCTCCGGAATTCGCGAGCGCGGCGCGCGTCTCTCGAGAGAGAAACGCGGTACCGGGGAAATAACGGCGTCGGGCGGCCTCGCAACCCGCCTCCCGCCTTCGTGATCCGGCCGAAGCAACCTCGCCGTCATCGCGCGGAGGCGGCGCCGGCCGCCGCGATCTCGGCCTTGGCGCGCCCGAGATCTTCCTGGAAACGGGGATCGCGCAGCAGGGCCTCCGCGATCACGGCCGCGGCGATCCGCCCGGCCTCCAGATCGGACGGGAAATGGGTCCCGGCGATCATCCGGTTGGCGCCGTAGCCGACCGCGAACGCGACCAGGGCCCGGCGCTTGGCCGGGACGAGCTGCGCCAGCACCGTCGCCGCGAGGTGGCCGAAGGTCGCGTGGCCGCTCGGGTAGGACGTGCTGTCGGAGCGGTGCCCGTACGTCGCGAGATCGGGCTCGAGCGTGTAGGGACGTGGCCGGCCGATGGCGGTCTTGGCGGCGAGCACGGCCAGTTCGCCGTCTTGGAACACGCGCTCGATCAGCGCGGCGGTGACGGGCATCGCCCGTGCCGTGAAGGCCGGTCCAAGAACCTCGGTGAAGCGGTCGAGCGTGCAGGGCAGGTTCGCCGTGATGCGGCGCTCGTCGTCAGGGGTGCGGGCACCGACGGCGGCCTCGACAGCCCGAAGATCCGCCCGCTGCATCTCGGAGTCCGGCTCGGGCGGCGGCGGCAAGACCCGCTGCAGCGCCAGCGCCTCCGGGTCGATGTAGGTGCTGTGCAGGGTGCCGGCGGCCGCCGGGGCAACCGCTGGGAGGGCGAACACGACGAGACCGGCGAGGCAGGCAGCCCGCGCGCGGCGCCCCGCACCGGTGATTCGACGCCTCATGATTCCTCCCTACGCGCTTCCCGACACGCTACCGGGCACGAGACCCCGCAGCCACGCGCCCGGGCCGCCGCGCGGCGCGTCTAGGGCGCTCTCCGGCATCAGCAGCACCAGCACCGCGAGCGCCGCAACGGCCACCGCGGCGCAGGCGAGGTAGGCCGCGTGGAATCCGGCCGCCTGGACGAGGCTCCCGGCGATGACGAAGGACAGCGCCGCGCCCGCGCCCTGAAGGGTCCCGATCAATCCGTGGGCGGCGTTGTAGCGGCCAGTCCCGCGGGTGATGTCGGCCATCACCAGGGGTTTGACCGCGCTCAGCAGCCCGGCGCCGACGCCGTCGAGGCATTGGACGGCGATGAGCCAGAACGGGTCGCGCCAGACGAGATAGAGCAGGGCCCGCGCGGGCAGGGCGGCGAAGCCGATCACCAGTAGCGGCTTACGGCCCCAGCGCTCGGCCCGGCGGCCGACGAGGAGGCCCATCGGCACCATCACCGCCTGCGCGCCGATGATGCAGACGGAGACGATGACGGACGACCAGTCCGGCCGGGTCTGGCCGATCTCCTGCGCCACCAGCGTCAGCAGCGGCGCGTTGGCGAAGTGGAACAGCATCACGCAGACCGCGAAGACCATCAGCGGACGGCAGGTCAGCAGCGTCCGCCAGCGCGTCGGCGCCGCGTCCGCCCCGCCTTCGCCGCCCCCGCGGGCCCGCCGCGCGTCGATCGCCCGGCGGGGTATCGCGTAGAGCGCTGCGGCGGAGACGATCGCGCAGGCCGGGACGAGCAGGAAGACGGCGCGGTCCGGGAACAGCCAGCCCACGAGGCCGATCAGTCCCGCGATGGCCACGTTCCCTGTCCGCTCTAAGGCCGCGTTGCGGCCGAAGCGCCGGGGCAGTTTCCCGGCCGGGAACAGCCCGAGGGTCAGCGTCGCGATCGTCGGGCTGAGCATCCCGCCGACCGCGGCGAGGACGCAGGAGGCGGCGAGGACGGGCCAGAAGTGCGGCGCCACGGCGACGAGCACGGTGGCGAGTGACAGGGCCACGAGCGCCCCGAGCAGGATCCGCCGCTTGTCGCCCACGGCGTCGATGGCGGTCCCGATCGGCGTCTGCGCCGCGATGCCGACGATCCCCGACACCGTGCCGACCAGCCCGATCGCGGCGTCGTCCCAGCCGCGATGCACAAAGAGGTACACGTTCAGATAGGGCTTGATCGCCCCATTGACGTCGATGAGCAGGAGATTGAGCAGATCGAGGGCTCGGGCGTTGGACGGTTCCCGCGGGGCCGGATCCGTCTTTCCTCGCTCGCTCATGTCCTGCGTCAACCGGCTGGCTCCCTTTTCAGCCAACCTAGGGCACCGGGCGCCGGCCCGGAGGGGGCGGCCCACTTCCGGACGGTCACCGGGAGGGCCCGTCG from Methylobacterium radiotolerans JCM 2831 includes the following:
- a CDS encoding phosphatase PAP2 family protein is translated as MRRRITGAGRRARAACLAGLVVFALPAVAPAAAGTLHSTYIDPEALALQRVLPPPPEPDSEMQRADLRAVEAAVGARTPDDERRITANLPCTLDRFTEVLGPAFTARAMPVTAALIERVFQDGELAVLAAKTAIGRPRPYTLEPDLATYGHRSDSTSYPSGHATFGHLAATVLAQLVPAKRRALVAFAVGYGANRMIAGTHFPSDLEAGRIAAAVIAEALLRDPRFQEDLGRAKAEIAAAGAASAR
- a CDS encoding MFS transporter, with the translated sequence MSERGKTDPAPREPSNARALDLLNLLLIDVNGAIKPYLNVYLFVHRGWDDAAIGLVGTVSGIVGIAAQTPIGTAIDAVGDKRRILLGALVALSLATVLVAVAPHFWPVLAASCVLAAVGGMLSPTIATLTLGLFPAGKLPRRFGRNAALERTGNVAIAGLIGLVGWLFPDRAVFLLVPACAIVSAAALYAIPRRAIDARRARGGGEGGADAAPTRWRTLLTCRPLMVFAVCVMLFHFANAPLLTLVAQEIGQTRPDWSSVIVSVCIIGAQAVMVPMGLLVGRRAERWGRKPLLVIGFAALPARALLYLVWRDPFWLIAVQCLDGVGAGLLSAVKPLVMADITRGTGRYNAAHGLIGTLQGAGAALSFVIAGSLVQAAGFHAAYLACAAVAVAALAVLVLLMPESALDAPRGGPGAWLRGLVPGSVSGSA